In a single window of the Pocillopora verrucosa isolate sample1 chromosome 4, ASM3666991v2, whole genome shotgun sequence genome:
- the LOC131772675 gene encoding uncharacterized protein isoform X1, with product MGKVSELRPSACLPVIQFLIVLSSAALGLCCLEDVHPGTCTCTPFGDSRTIVKCSGITQVPDDLPSNTVILNLSGNHLTSIKEDAFTNLTLLKNVDLSWNDLRSVPKNTFRNLTLLETININNNFIQGGFYLPKNSAIVLVRFNRLSLIDLKLILKHSKRIKNLDITGNPIGPNLTVDTFEGCESIIFLCLRKCGLKHIESGTFKSMEQLADLDLASNMLSLMEPETFKGLSDKLKFLDLHNNSLSTIFDGTFSRFKSLSSLLLKTNKLTSVPDLTGLTNLVKLDMQRNKIKDISRLNSATSKVVRDLLLGNNDIKELPTDIFQKLPVAYTLDLSFNNLQFIPHDAFSGCKQLVRLALSYNYISEISRRSFAGLKNLRMLSLVNNSLAFIPENTFADTPLQILFLHGNRIKDVDSNGFRGLSDLKSMTLFDNPLKFLPRQMFMGINTNATLAVSCKNLRKIPRGKYTFPLIECAPSATFHVVLCNDEIGFVMRGLVGFMCRKYRHGPLRRCYNCSFCSVGTYYPTVDSHTNCLKCPAGGFYQDEMGQYGCKICSTGTYVPEEQHPGKSPNDCRACPYGTRTNETAGYRACRCLHKFYRLNRFGPCKSCPYHGMNCEDDTAILAPNYFWKWNSSEKMEFYLSFVHNIHITTAKYNKTFSIFEGQLPKPLKCPYPDSCKGGINSKCNTGYQGTLCAACSSYHYLRFNRCLKCPKLVVTVISCGLILLFFVLLFVIVFMGDSRRAGDNRFVADVVMSCIKIVIGFYQVLAGIFSALLHVQWPIVLLSTAKYLKFVEGNILQFAPLSCIHPVLRLDPFIQFVLAVTINVFAVSSILLYLFFKMHLLNRIENSTEENSSTFIAGNTLQRIEDTTAENALYGIENSMLESTSACLTGDSKREKISKLKKSCYRNIFLFLLLSYPITSKKIINILPLPGACVKVCFLNDESDCISLLKADYSIRCSTSRHTDFWHIAAGFALYPIAFPILLLALLWKCRKYPQKHKQFNFGLKVFYENYKDKYWFWEIVEMYRKLIFISVILLFDSEGDSQIGFAVIAASASGIVYTIFRPMKDKFEDRLQTFVLWVIFFNICLGAVYSRPTLNEGHGDENSFFVNVTFLILNCAVLVVAVGKGLLHLIHSCRRKRDTDYEVLEPILGEEDHIAE from the exons ATGGGTAAAGTTTCTGAGCTCCGACCTTCGGCATGTCTGCCTGTGATACAGTTTTTAATTGTGCTGTCATCCGCAGCTTTAGGATTGTGTTGTTTAGAAGACGTTCATCCAGGGACTTGTACTTGTACACCTTTTGGCGATAGTCGAACTATCGTGAAGTGCTCTGGAATTACACAGGTGCCTGATGATTTGCCATCGAATACAGTGATATT GAATCTTTCAGGTAATCATCTGACGTCTATCAAAGAGGATGCGTTCACAAACCTGACGTTGCTTAAGAATGT AGATCTTTCGTGGAACGATTTGAGGTCAGTTCCAAAGAACACCTTTCGAAATTTGACGCTGCTTGAGACAAT AAATATCAACAACAACTTTATCCAAGGTGGATTTTATCTTCCAAAAAACTCGGCAATAGT cttaGTACGCTTTAATAGACTATCTTTGATTGACCTGAAACTTATTTTGAAACATTCTAAGAGAATCAAAAATTT AGATATAACTGGAAATCCAATCGGACCTAACTTGACAGTGGACACTTTTGAAGGCTGTGAAAGTATAATCTTTCT ATGTTTGAGAAAATGTGGACTAAAGCACATCGAGAGCGGAACCTTTAAATCGATGGAGCAATTAGCTGACCT GGACCTTGCTTCCAACATGTTGTCTCTTATGGAGCCAGAAACCTTCAAAGGACTTTCTGATAAACTCAAGTTTTT GGATCTGCATAACAATTCTCTTTCAACGATTTTTGATGGAACATTTAGTCGTTTCAAGAGCCTCTCTTCTTT ACTTCTGAAAACCAACAAGTTAACATCTGTGCCAGATTTAACTGGCCTCACTAATTTGGTTAAGTT AGACATGCAACGTAACAAAATCAAGGACATATCACGACTCAACAGCGCTACCTCAAAAGTCGTGAGAGACTT GTTATTAGGAAATAATGACATCAAAGAGCTACCAACCGACATCTTTCAGAAGTTACCCGTCGCATACACTTT GGATTTGTCCTTCAATAATCTCCAGTTCATACCACATGATGCGTTTTCTGGGTGCAAGCAGTTAGTTCGGTT GGCGTTAAGTTACAATTACATCTCAGAAATCAGCCGCCGCTCATTCGCTGGGCTCAAAAATCTGCGCATGTT GTCGCTCGTAAACAACAGTCTGGCTTTCATTCCTGAAAACACTTTTGCTGACACTCCGTTACAAATTTT GTTCCTTCACGGAAACAGAATCAAAGATGTTGATAGCAACGGTTTTCGAGGCCTCAGTGACCTTAAATCGAT GACACTATTTGACAATCCCCTAAAATTTCTTCCAAGACAGATGTTCATGGGAATTAATACAAATGCTACATT GGCTGTTTCATGTAAAAACCTTCGAAAGATTCCACGAGGGAAGTATACTTTTCCTTTAAT cGAATGTGCTCCGTCAGCTACCTTCCACGTAGTCCTCTGCAATGATGAAATTGGGTTTGTAATGAGGGGACTCGTAGGTTTTATGTGCCGAAAATACAGGCACGGTCCTTTACGCAGGTGCTATAACTGCAGTTTTTGCTCGGTGGGTACCTATTATCCGACGGTTGACTCACACACCAATTGTTTAAAGTGTCCCGCAG GAGGCTTTTATCAAGATGAGATGGGTCAATATGGATGCAAGATTTGCAGCACGGGTACCTATGTTCCTGAGGAACAGCATCCTGGAAAAAGTCCTAATGACTGTCGCGCATGCCCATACG GTACTAGAACTAATGAAACCGCTGGTTACCGTGCATGTCGATGCCTCCATAAATTCTACCGCTTGAATCGTTTTGGTCCCTGCAAATCGTGTCCATATCATGGAATGAACTGTGAGGATGATACGGCAATATTAGCACCAAATTACTTTTGGAAATGGAACAGCTccgaaaaaatggaattttacTTAAGTTTCGTCCACAACATTCATATTACCACAGCTAAATACAATAAAACCTTCTCCATTTTTGAAGGACAGTTGCCAAAGCCTCTGAAGTGCCCTTATCCAGACTCATGTAAGGGCGGAATAAACTCAAAGTGTAACACTGGCTACCAGGGTACCCTCTGTGCGGCATGTTCCTCGTACCATTATCTTAGATTCAACAGATGTTTAAAATGTCCTAAGTTAGTGGTCACAGTCATTTCTTGTGGTCTGATACTTTTGTTCTTTGTCCTGCTGTTTGTGATTGTTTTCATGGGCGACTCAAGACGAGCAGGAGACAATCGTTTTGTTGCAGATGTCGTTATGTCCTGCATTAAGATCGTTATTGGATTCTACCAAGTTCTTGCTGGTATTTTCTCAGCTTTGCTGCATGTACAGTGGCCAATAGTTCTTTTATCTACGGCGAAATACTTGAAGTTTgttgaaggaaatattttacaGTTCGCACCTCTGAGTTGCATTCACCCTGTGCTCCGCTTGGACCCATTTATTCAATTTGTCCTCGCTGTTACTATAAACGTCTTTGCTGTCTCTTCAATACTGCTTTACCTCTTCTTTAAAATGCATCTCCTTAACAGGATAGAGAATTCCACAGAAGAAAACAGTTCCACTTTTATAGCGGGAAACACCTTACAAAGAATAGAGGATACCACAGCAGAAAATGCCTTGTATGGAATTGAGAATTCTATGCTAGAGAGTACTTCGGCGTGCTTAACGGGGGATTCCAAACGGGAAAAAATCTCAAAGCTGAAGAAGTCTTGCTATCGaaacatctttttatttctcttgttgTCTTATCCAATAACAAGTAAGAAGATTATAAACATTCTGCCCCTGCCAGGAGCGTGTGTCAAGGTGTGTTTCTTGAATGATGAGAGCGATTGTATTTCTCTACTGAAGGCCGACTATTCCATTCGCTGTTCTACCTCTCGACACACTGACTTTTGGCACATCGCTGCTGGGTTTGCATTGTATCCCATCGCCTTCCCAATTCTGCTGCTGGCGCTCCTTTGGAAATGTCGAAAATACCCACAAAAACACAAACAGTTTAACTTTGGCTTGAAAGTGTTCTATGAAAACTATAAGGACAAGTATTGGTTCTGGGAGATAGTTGAGATGTACCGGAAGCTGATCTTTATTTCAGTCATTCTTCTGTTCGACTCCGAAGGTGATTCTCAAATTGGCTTCGCTGTGATCGCAGCAAGTGCATCAGGAATTGTATACACCATCTTTCGACCGATGAAAGACAAGTTTGAAGATCGACTACAAACATTTGTGCTTTGGGTAATATTCTTTAATATCTGTCTTGGTGCAGTTTATTCACGACCCACCTTGAATGAGGGACATGGAGATGAAAATTCGTTTTTTGTAAACGTGACGTTTTTGATTCTCAACTGTGCCGTGTTGGTTGTGGCAGTTG gaAAGGGTCTTCTCCATTTGATACATAGCTGTCGACGCAAAAGAGACACCGATTATGAGGTCCTGGAGCCAATCTTGGGGGAGGAAGACCATATTGCAGAGTAA
- the LOC131772675 gene encoding uncharacterized protein isoform X3 has protein sequence MGKVSELRPSACLPVIQFLIVLSSAALGLCCLEDVHPGTCTCTPFGDSRTIVKCSGITQVPDDLPSNTVILNLSGNHLTSIKEDAFTNLTLLKNVDLSWNDLRSVPKNTFRNLTLLETININNNFIQGGFYLPKNSAIVLVRFNRLSLIDLKLILKHSKRIKNLDITGNPIGPNLTVDTFEGCESIIFLCLRKCGLKHIESGTFKSMEQLADLDLASNMLSLMEPETFKGLSDKLKFLDLHNNSLSTIFDGTFSRFKSLSSLLLKTNKLTSVPDLTGLTNLVKLDMQRNKIKDISRLNSATSKVVRDLLLGNNDIKELPTDIFQKLPVAYTLDLSFNNLQFIPHDAFSGCKQLVRLALSYNYISEISRRSFAGLKNLRMLSLVNNSLAFIPENTFADTPLQILFLHGNRIKDVDSNGFRGLSDLKSMTLFDNPLKFLPRQMFMGINTNATLAVSCKNLRKIPRGKYTFPLIECAPSATFHVVLCNDEIGFVMRGLVGFMCRKYRHGPLRRCYNCSFCSVGTYYPTVDSHTNCLKCPAGGFYQDEMGQYGCKICSTGTYVPEEQHPGKSPNDCRACPYGTRTNETAGYRACRCLHKFYRLNRFGPCKSCPYHGMNCEDDTAILAPNYFWKWNSSEKMEFYLSFVHNIHITTAKYNKTFSIFEGQLPKPLKCPYPDSCKGGINSKCNTGYQGTLCAACSSYHYLRFNRCLKCPKLVVTVISCGLILLFFVLLFVIVFMGDSRRAGDNRFVADVVMSCIKIVIGFYQVLAGIFSALLHVQWPIVLLSTAKYLKFVEGNILQFAPLSCIHPVLRLDPFIQFVLAVTINVFAVSSILLYLFFKMHLLNRIENSTEENSSTFIAGNTLQRIEDTTAENALYGIENSMLESTSACLTGDSKREKISKLKKSCYRNIFLFLLLSYPITSKKIINILPLPGACVKVCFLNDESDCISLLKADYSIRCSTSRHTDFWHIAAGFALYPIAFPILLLALLWKCRKYPQKHKQFNFGLKVFYENYKDKYWFWEIVEMYRKLIFISVILLFDSEGDSQIGFAVIAASASGIVYTIFRPMKDKFEDRLQTFVLWERVFSI, from the exons ATGGGTAAAGTTTCTGAGCTCCGACCTTCGGCATGTCTGCCTGTGATACAGTTTTTAATTGTGCTGTCATCCGCAGCTTTAGGATTGTGTTGTTTAGAAGACGTTCATCCAGGGACTTGTACTTGTACACCTTTTGGCGATAGTCGAACTATCGTGAAGTGCTCTGGAATTACACAGGTGCCTGATGATTTGCCATCGAATACAGTGATATT GAATCTTTCAGGTAATCATCTGACGTCTATCAAAGAGGATGCGTTCACAAACCTGACGTTGCTTAAGAATGT AGATCTTTCGTGGAACGATTTGAGGTCAGTTCCAAAGAACACCTTTCGAAATTTGACGCTGCTTGAGACAAT AAATATCAACAACAACTTTATCCAAGGTGGATTTTATCTTCCAAAAAACTCGGCAATAGT cttaGTACGCTTTAATAGACTATCTTTGATTGACCTGAAACTTATTTTGAAACATTCTAAGAGAATCAAAAATTT AGATATAACTGGAAATCCAATCGGACCTAACTTGACAGTGGACACTTTTGAAGGCTGTGAAAGTATAATCTTTCT ATGTTTGAGAAAATGTGGACTAAAGCACATCGAGAGCGGAACCTTTAAATCGATGGAGCAATTAGCTGACCT GGACCTTGCTTCCAACATGTTGTCTCTTATGGAGCCAGAAACCTTCAAAGGACTTTCTGATAAACTCAAGTTTTT GGATCTGCATAACAATTCTCTTTCAACGATTTTTGATGGAACATTTAGTCGTTTCAAGAGCCTCTCTTCTTT ACTTCTGAAAACCAACAAGTTAACATCTGTGCCAGATTTAACTGGCCTCACTAATTTGGTTAAGTT AGACATGCAACGTAACAAAATCAAGGACATATCACGACTCAACAGCGCTACCTCAAAAGTCGTGAGAGACTT GTTATTAGGAAATAATGACATCAAAGAGCTACCAACCGACATCTTTCAGAAGTTACCCGTCGCATACACTTT GGATTTGTCCTTCAATAATCTCCAGTTCATACCACATGATGCGTTTTCTGGGTGCAAGCAGTTAGTTCGGTT GGCGTTAAGTTACAATTACATCTCAGAAATCAGCCGCCGCTCATTCGCTGGGCTCAAAAATCTGCGCATGTT GTCGCTCGTAAACAACAGTCTGGCTTTCATTCCTGAAAACACTTTTGCTGACACTCCGTTACAAATTTT GTTCCTTCACGGAAACAGAATCAAAGATGTTGATAGCAACGGTTTTCGAGGCCTCAGTGACCTTAAATCGAT GACACTATTTGACAATCCCCTAAAATTTCTTCCAAGACAGATGTTCATGGGAATTAATACAAATGCTACATT GGCTGTTTCATGTAAAAACCTTCGAAAGATTCCACGAGGGAAGTATACTTTTCCTTTAAT cGAATGTGCTCCGTCAGCTACCTTCCACGTAGTCCTCTGCAATGATGAAATTGGGTTTGTAATGAGGGGACTCGTAGGTTTTATGTGCCGAAAATACAGGCACGGTCCTTTACGCAGGTGCTATAACTGCAGTTTTTGCTCGGTGGGTACCTATTATCCGACGGTTGACTCACACACCAATTGTTTAAAGTGTCCCGCAG GAGGCTTTTATCAAGATGAGATGGGTCAATATGGATGCAAGATTTGCAGCACGGGTACCTATGTTCCTGAGGAACAGCATCCTGGAAAAAGTCCTAATGACTGTCGCGCATGCCCATACG GTACTAGAACTAATGAAACCGCTGGTTACCGTGCATGTCGATGCCTCCATAAATTCTACCGCTTGAATCGTTTTGGTCCCTGCAAATCGTGTCCATATCATGGAATGAACTGTGAGGATGATACGGCAATATTAGCACCAAATTACTTTTGGAAATGGAACAGCTccgaaaaaatggaattttacTTAAGTTTCGTCCACAACATTCATATTACCACAGCTAAATACAATAAAACCTTCTCCATTTTTGAAGGACAGTTGCCAAAGCCTCTGAAGTGCCCTTATCCAGACTCATGTAAGGGCGGAATAAACTCAAAGTGTAACACTGGCTACCAGGGTACCCTCTGTGCGGCATGTTCCTCGTACCATTATCTTAGATTCAACAGATGTTTAAAATGTCCTAAGTTAGTGGTCACAGTCATTTCTTGTGGTCTGATACTTTTGTTCTTTGTCCTGCTGTTTGTGATTGTTTTCATGGGCGACTCAAGACGAGCAGGAGACAATCGTTTTGTTGCAGATGTCGTTATGTCCTGCATTAAGATCGTTATTGGATTCTACCAAGTTCTTGCTGGTATTTTCTCAGCTTTGCTGCATGTACAGTGGCCAATAGTTCTTTTATCTACGGCGAAATACTTGAAGTTTgttgaaggaaatattttacaGTTCGCACCTCTGAGTTGCATTCACCCTGTGCTCCGCTTGGACCCATTTATTCAATTTGTCCTCGCTGTTACTATAAACGTCTTTGCTGTCTCTTCAATACTGCTTTACCTCTTCTTTAAAATGCATCTCCTTAACAGGATAGAGAATTCCACAGAAGAAAACAGTTCCACTTTTATAGCGGGAAACACCTTACAAAGAATAGAGGATACCACAGCAGAAAATGCCTTGTATGGAATTGAGAATTCTATGCTAGAGAGTACTTCGGCGTGCTTAACGGGGGATTCCAAACGGGAAAAAATCTCAAAGCTGAAGAAGTCTTGCTATCGaaacatctttttatttctcttgttgTCTTATCCAATAACAAGTAAGAAGATTATAAACATTCTGCCCCTGCCAGGAGCGTGTGTCAAGGTGTGTTTCTTGAATGATGAGAGCGATTGTATTTCTCTACTGAAGGCCGACTATTCCATTCGCTGTTCTACCTCTCGACACACTGACTTTTGGCACATCGCTGCTGGGTTTGCATTGTATCCCATCGCCTTCCCAATTCTGCTGCTGGCGCTCCTTTGGAAATGTCGAAAATACCCACAAAAACACAAACAGTTTAACTTTGGCTTGAAAGTGTTCTATGAAAACTATAAGGACAAGTATTGGTTCTGGGAGATAGTTGAGATGTACCGGAAGCTGATCTTTATTTCAGTCATTCTTCTGTTCGACTCCGAAGGTGATTCTCAAATTGGCTTCGCTGTGATCGCAGCAAGTGCATCAGGAATTGTATACACCATCTTTCGACCGATGAAAGACAAGTTTGAAGATCGACTACAAACATTTGTGCTTTGG gaAAGGGTCTTCTCCATTTGA
- the LOC131772675 gene encoding uncharacterized protein isoform X2 — MGKVSELRPSACLPVIQFLIVLSSAALGLCCLEDVHPGTCTCTPFGDSRTIVKCSGITQVPDDLPSNTVILNLSGNHLTSIKEDAFTNLTLLKNVDLSWNDLRNINNNFIQGGFYLPKNSAIVLVRFNRLSLIDLKLILKHSKRIKNLDITGNPIGPNLTVDTFEGCESIIFLCLRKCGLKHIESGTFKSMEQLADLDLASNMLSLMEPETFKGLSDKLKFLDLHNNSLSTIFDGTFSRFKSLSSLLLKTNKLTSVPDLTGLTNLVKLDMQRNKIKDISRLNSATSKVVRDLLLGNNDIKELPTDIFQKLPVAYTLDLSFNNLQFIPHDAFSGCKQLVRLALSYNYISEISRRSFAGLKNLRMLSLVNNSLAFIPENTFADTPLQILFLHGNRIKDVDSNGFRGLSDLKSMTLFDNPLKFLPRQMFMGINTNATLAVSCKNLRKIPRGKYTFPLIECAPSATFHVVLCNDEIGFVMRGLVGFMCRKYRHGPLRRCYNCSFCSVGTYYPTVDSHTNCLKCPAGGFYQDEMGQYGCKICSTGTYVPEEQHPGKSPNDCRACPYGTRTNETAGYRACRCLHKFYRLNRFGPCKSCPYHGMNCEDDTAILAPNYFWKWNSSEKMEFYLSFVHNIHITTAKYNKTFSIFEGQLPKPLKCPYPDSCKGGINSKCNTGYQGTLCAACSSYHYLRFNRCLKCPKLVVTVISCGLILLFFVLLFVIVFMGDSRRAGDNRFVADVVMSCIKIVIGFYQVLAGIFSALLHVQWPIVLLSTAKYLKFVEGNILQFAPLSCIHPVLRLDPFIQFVLAVTINVFAVSSILLYLFFKMHLLNRIENSTEENSSTFIAGNTLQRIEDTTAENALYGIENSMLESTSACLTGDSKREKISKLKKSCYRNIFLFLLLSYPITSKKIINILPLPGACVKVCFLNDESDCISLLKADYSIRCSTSRHTDFWHIAAGFALYPIAFPILLLALLWKCRKYPQKHKQFNFGLKVFYENYKDKYWFWEIVEMYRKLIFISVILLFDSEGDSQIGFAVIAASASGIVYTIFRPMKDKFEDRLQTFVLWVIFFNICLGAVYSRPTLNEGHGDENSFFVNVTFLILNCAVLVVAVGKGLLHLIHSCRRKRDTDYEVLEPILGEEDHIAE; from the exons ATGGGTAAAGTTTCTGAGCTCCGACCTTCGGCATGTCTGCCTGTGATACAGTTTTTAATTGTGCTGTCATCCGCAGCTTTAGGATTGTGTTGTTTAGAAGACGTTCATCCAGGGACTTGTACTTGTACACCTTTTGGCGATAGTCGAACTATCGTGAAGTGCTCTGGAATTACACAGGTGCCTGATGATTTGCCATCGAATACAGTGATATT GAATCTTTCAGGTAATCATCTGACGTCTATCAAAGAGGATGCGTTCACAAACCTGACGTTGCTTAAGAATGT AGATCTTTCGTGGAACGATTTGAG AAATATCAACAACAACTTTATCCAAGGTGGATTTTATCTTCCAAAAAACTCGGCAATAGT cttaGTACGCTTTAATAGACTATCTTTGATTGACCTGAAACTTATTTTGAAACATTCTAAGAGAATCAAAAATTT AGATATAACTGGAAATCCAATCGGACCTAACTTGACAGTGGACACTTTTGAAGGCTGTGAAAGTATAATCTTTCT ATGTTTGAGAAAATGTGGACTAAAGCACATCGAGAGCGGAACCTTTAAATCGATGGAGCAATTAGCTGACCT GGACCTTGCTTCCAACATGTTGTCTCTTATGGAGCCAGAAACCTTCAAAGGACTTTCTGATAAACTCAAGTTTTT GGATCTGCATAACAATTCTCTTTCAACGATTTTTGATGGAACATTTAGTCGTTTCAAGAGCCTCTCTTCTTT ACTTCTGAAAACCAACAAGTTAACATCTGTGCCAGATTTAACTGGCCTCACTAATTTGGTTAAGTT AGACATGCAACGTAACAAAATCAAGGACATATCACGACTCAACAGCGCTACCTCAAAAGTCGTGAGAGACTT GTTATTAGGAAATAATGACATCAAAGAGCTACCAACCGACATCTTTCAGAAGTTACCCGTCGCATACACTTT GGATTTGTCCTTCAATAATCTCCAGTTCATACCACATGATGCGTTTTCTGGGTGCAAGCAGTTAGTTCGGTT GGCGTTAAGTTACAATTACATCTCAGAAATCAGCCGCCGCTCATTCGCTGGGCTCAAAAATCTGCGCATGTT GTCGCTCGTAAACAACAGTCTGGCTTTCATTCCTGAAAACACTTTTGCTGACACTCCGTTACAAATTTT GTTCCTTCACGGAAACAGAATCAAAGATGTTGATAGCAACGGTTTTCGAGGCCTCAGTGACCTTAAATCGAT GACACTATTTGACAATCCCCTAAAATTTCTTCCAAGACAGATGTTCATGGGAATTAATACAAATGCTACATT GGCTGTTTCATGTAAAAACCTTCGAAAGATTCCACGAGGGAAGTATACTTTTCCTTTAAT cGAATGTGCTCCGTCAGCTACCTTCCACGTAGTCCTCTGCAATGATGAAATTGGGTTTGTAATGAGGGGACTCGTAGGTTTTATGTGCCGAAAATACAGGCACGGTCCTTTACGCAGGTGCTATAACTGCAGTTTTTGCTCGGTGGGTACCTATTATCCGACGGTTGACTCACACACCAATTGTTTAAAGTGTCCCGCAG GAGGCTTTTATCAAGATGAGATGGGTCAATATGGATGCAAGATTTGCAGCACGGGTACCTATGTTCCTGAGGAACAGCATCCTGGAAAAAGTCCTAATGACTGTCGCGCATGCCCATACG GTACTAGAACTAATGAAACCGCTGGTTACCGTGCATGTCGATGCCTCCATAAATTCTACCGCTTGAATCGTTTTGGTCCCTGCAAATCGTGTCCATATCATGGAATGAACTGTGAGGATGATACGGCAATATTAGCACCAAATTACTTTTGGAAATGGAACAGCTccgaaaaaatggaattttacTTAAGTTTCGTCCACAACATTCATATTACCACAGCTAAATACAATAAAACCTTCTCCATTTTTGAAGGACAGTTGCCAAAGCCTCTGAAGTGCCCTTATCCAGACTCATGTAAGGGCGGAATAAACTCAAAGTGTAACACTGGCTACCAGGGTACCCTCTGTGCGGCATGTTCCTCGTACCATTATCTTAGATTCAACAGATGTTTAAAATGTCCTAAGTTAGTGGTCACAGTCATTTCTTGTGGTCTGATACTTTTGTTCTTTGTCCTGCTGTTTGTGATTGTTTTCATGGGCGACTCAAGACGAGCAGGAGACAATCGTTTTGTTGCAGATGTCGTTATGTCCTGCATTAAGATCGTTATTGGATTCTACCAAGTTCTTGCTGGTATTTTCTCAGCTTTGCTGCATGTACAGTGGCCAATAGTTCTTTTATCTACGGCGAAATACTTGAAGTTTgttgaaggaaatattttacaGTTCGCACCTCTGAGTTGCATTCACCCTGTGCTCCGCTTGGACCCATTTATTCAATTTGTCCTCGCTGTTACTATAAACGTCTTTGCTGTCTCTTCAATACTGCTTTACCTCTTCTTTAAAATGCATCTCCTTAACAGGATAGAGAATTCCACAGAAGAAAACAGTTCCACTTTTATAGCGGGAAACACCTTACAAAGAATAGAGGATACCACAGCAGAAAATGCCTTGTATGGAATTGAGAATTCTATGCTAGAGAGTACTTCGGCGTGCTTAACGGGGGATTCCAAACGGGAAAAAATCTCAAAGCTGAAGAAGTCTTGCTATCGaaacatctttttatttctcttgttgTCTTATCCAATAACAAGTAAGAAGATTATAAACATTCTGCCCCTGCCAGGAGCGTGTGTCAAGGTGTGTTTCTTGAATGATGAGAGCGATTGTATTTCTCTACTGAAGGCCGACTATTCCATTCGCTGTTCTACCTCTCGACACACTGACTTTTGGCACATCGCTGCTGGGTTTGCATTGTATCCCATCGCCTTCCCAATTCTGCTGCTGGCGCTCCTTTGGAAATGTCGAAAATACCCACAAAAACACAAACAGTTTAACTTTGGCTTGAAAGTGTTCTATGAAAACTATAAGGACAAGTATTGGTTCTGGGAGATAGTTGAGATGTACCGGAAGCTGATCTTTATTTCAGTCATTCTTCTGTTCGACTCCGAAGGTGATTCTCAAATTGGCTTCGCTGTGATCGCAGCAAGTGCATCAGGAATTGTATACACCATCTTTCGACCGATGAAAGACAAGTTTGAAGATCGACTACAAACATTTGTGCTTTGGGTAATATTCTTTAATATCTGTCTTGGTGCAGTTTATTCACGACCCACCTTGAATGAGGGACATGGAGATGAAAATTCGTTTTTTGTAAACGTGACGTTTTTGATTCTCAACTGTGCCGTGTTGGTTGTGGCAGTTG gaAAGGGTCTTCTCCATTTGATACATAGCTGTCGACGCAAAAGAGACACCGATTATGAGGTCCTGGAGCCAATCTTGGGGGAGGAAGACCATATTGCAGAGTAA